From one Salinibacterium hongtaonis genomic stretch:
- a CDS encoding aspartate kinase gives MALIVQKYGGSSVADADGIKRVAERIVETRRAGNDVVVVVSAMGDTTDDLLDLADAVSSEPAGREMDMLLTAGERISMALLALAIRDLGEEARSYTGSQAGMMTDEKHGAARIVEVSPLRVRAALDQGYIAIVAGFQGFNRDSGDITTLGRGGSDTTAVALAAALGAEVCEIYTDVDGIFTTDPRMVPAAHKIDRITSEEMLELAAAGAKVLYIRAVEYARRHGVTLHVRSSFSRNEGTLVVNPKEGETVEEPLITGIAADLSEDKITVVGVPDVPGTAARIFTIVAKTGANIDMIVQNASTVNTGVADISFTLPKSQVPAALEALEAGRAEVGFSTLQHDDGIGKIALVGAGMRTNTGVSAQLFTALSDAGINIDMISTSEIRISVVTRAEIVPEAVRIIHTAFDLDAEGEAIVYGGTGR, from the coding sequence GTGGCCTTGATCGTGCAGAAGTACGGTGGTTCCTCCGTCGCCGATGCCGACGGCATTAAGCGCGTCGCCGAGCGAATCGTCGAAACCCGTCGTGCTGGCAACGATGTGGTTGTTGTGGTTTCCGCCATGGGCGACACCACCGACGACCTGCTCGACCTGGCTGACGCGGTCTCTAGTGAGCCTGCCGGCCGCGAGATGGACATGCTCCTCACTGCGGGCGAGCGCATTTCTATGGCGCTTCTTGCCCTCGCGATTCGCGACCTTGGCGAGGAGGCGCGGTCATACACGGGCAGCCAGGCCGGCATGATGACCGACGAGAAGCACGGTGCCGCCCGCATCGTTGAGGTGTCGCCGCTGCGCGTTCGTGCTGCGCTCGACCAGGGCTACATCGCCATCGTCGCGGGCTTTCAAGGCTTCAACCGGGATTCCGGCGACATCACCACGCTCGGTCGTGGGGGATCCGACACCACGGCTGTCGCGCTGGCCGCCGCGCTCGGTGCCGAGGTGTGTGAGATCTACACGGATGTCGATGGCATCTTCACGACAGACCCCCGCATGGTTCCCGCCGCTCACAAGATCGATCGAATCACCTCGGAAGAGATGCTTGAGCTTGCGGCAGCCGGGGCAAAGGTTCTTTATATTCGCGCAGTGGAATATGCGCGTCGTCATGGCGTAACGCTGCACGTCCGATCCTCGTTCAGCCGTAACGAGGGCACCCTTGTGGTGAATCCGAAAGAGGGAGAAACCGTGGAAGAGCCGCTCATCACGGGAATTGCCGCTGATCTCAGCGAAGACAAGATCACCGTCGTCGGGGTTCCCGATGTTCCCGGCACGGCAGCACGCATCTTTACGATCGTGGCCAAGACCGGCGCGAACATCGACATGATCGTGCAAAACGCGTCAACCGTGAACACCGGTGTTGCCGACATCTCGTTCACGCTGCCCAAGTCGCAGGTGCCCGCGGCGCTCGAAGCGCTCGAAGCCGGCCGTGCCGAGGTGGGATTCTCCACGCTGCAGCACGACGACGGCATCGGAAAGATCGCACTCGTTGGCGCCGGAATGCGCACCAACACGGGTGTCTCGGCCCAGCTCTTCACGGCGCTATCTGACGCGGGAATCAACATCGACATGATCTCCACCAGTGAGATCCGCATCAGCGTTGTCACCCGGGCAGAGATCGTGCCAGAGGCCGTTCGCATCATTCACACCGCTTTCGACCTCGACGCCGAGGGCGAAGCTATCGTCTACGGGGGGACCGGCCGATGA